The Pseudomonas oryzicola genomic sequence TTGTCCAGCTCGTCGCTGGCTGACAGGCCCAGCGCTTCGGCGCGGGCGTAGCTGCCCGGGGTCATGAAGGCGCCGGCGTTATCTTCCGAACCATCGATGCCATCGGTGTCACCGGCCAGGGCATACACGCCTGGCAGGCCCTTGAGGCTCTCGGTGAGGCTGAGCAGGAACTCGGCGTTGCGCCCGCCACGACCATTGCCGCGTACGGTGACGGTGGTTTCGCCGCCGGACAGGATCACGCACGGCGCCTTCAGCGGCTGGCCATGCTGGACGACCTGCCGGGCGATGCCGGCGTGCACCTTGGCCACTTCGCGCGACTCGCCTTCCAGGTCGCCGAGGATCAGCGGGCTGAACCCGGCCTGGCGTGCTCTGACCGCAGCGGCCTCGAGCGACTGCTGGGGTTTGGCGATCAGCTGGAAGTGGCTGCGGGCCAGGGCCGGGTCATCGGCCTTGACGGTTTCCGAGGCTGGGTTGTTGAGCCAGTCGATGACCGCTTTGGGGGCCTCGATGTTGTAGCGCTTGAGGATGGCCAGGGCATCGGCCGAGGTGCTTGGGTCGGCCACGGTGGGGCCGGAGGCGATCACCGTGGCGAGGTCGCCCGGAACATCGGAAATGGCATAGGTGTAGACCGTGGCCG encodes the following:
- a CDS encoding glycerate kinase type-2 family protein, with amino-acid sequence MSVDPQKLLRELFDTAIAAAHPRQVLEPYLPADRSGRVIVIGAGKAAAAMAEVVEKSWQGEVSGLVVTRYGHGANCQKIEVVEAAHPVPDAAGLAVAKRVLDLVSNLSKDDRVIFLLSGGGSALLALPAEGLTLADKQQINKALLKSGATIGEMNCVRKHLSAIKGGRLAKACWPATVYTYAISDVPGDLATVIASGPTVADPSTSADALAILKRYNIEAPKAVIDWLNNPASETVKADDPALARSHFQLIAKPQQSLEAAAVRARQAGFSPLILGDLEGESREVAKVHAGIARQVVQHGQPLKAPCVILSGGETTVTVRGNGRGGRNAEFLLSLTESLKGLPGVYALAGDTDGIDGSEDNAGAFMTPGSYARAEALGLSASDELDNNNGYGYFAALDALIVTEPTRTNVNDFRAILILETAQS